DNA sequence from the Deinococcus humi genome:
CGTTGTCCAGATCGGCGCGCAGGGTCTTCAACTCGCGCCCACTCGCCAGTGGCAGAGTGTGGACACGGGCGGGACGCCCAGCCTCCACCTCGATCAGGTTGACCTGCTTCTTCTCGCCGCCCTCGCCGAAGTCCAGCTGGATGATGCTGCCGGGGTAGCACGCCAGCGGGGCGTCTGAGACCTGCTGTGGCTTGTGGATATGCCCCAGCGCCACGTACTGTGCGCCGGGCGGCAGTTGCAGTCCAGACAGGGTGTAGGCGTTGGTCAGATCGAACTGCAGCGTGCGCTCGGAGCCGCTGGGCACTGCGCCGTCCATGGTCGCGTGGGCCATCAGCATGTTGACGCTGCCCGCACGGAAACCTTCGCCCAGACGGCGTAAAAAGAAGCCCATTCCCTCGCGGTACTTCTGCCGCCACGCCCCAGTGTCCCCGCCCAGCAGGTCCGCGGCCTTGACCAGCCGCCGCTCGGACAGGTAGGGCAGGGCGCCCACGGTCAGGGACTCGCCACCCCTCGTCTCAATGGTCCGCACCATGTCCTGGGGGTTGCTGCTGGGCTGTGCCACAGCCTGAATGCCCACCCAGCCCAGCAGTCCCGTCACCGATTCCAGCCGCGCGGAACTGTCGTGGTTCCCGGCGATCACGATGCCCGGAATCCCGGCGTCACGCAGACGCAGGAAAAAGTCGAAGACAGCGGCCTCGGCGTCTGCCGAAGGGTTGGCCGTGTCGAAGAGATCGCCGGACACCAGCACGGCGTCGGCGCGCTCGCTGCGGGCCAGCGCGGCAATCTCGGTTAAGGCCTGATGGATCTCGGGAGTCCGGTCATAACCACGCAGGTTGCGGCCCGCATGGAAATCAGCGGTATGAAGTACGCGCATCACAGAAAAATCTAGCACGGGGCAGTGAAGCGCAGCCGTGAGATCACTCTTTCGGAACCGCACTTTTTCAGCTTTTGTGGGGTTGGGCAGGGCCAGACGCGCCCTCGCCCTACCGCCCACCACGTTGCCGTGCCCCAATGACCCGGCCAGAGAGTCAACCTGCGCCTCAACGGCCACTCCCAGGATTTGCGAACGCCTGAGAGGGTGAGGGCCCCAGGCTTGTTTTCAACGCTGCAAGCCCGTGCAGACTTCGGCCCCACCTTCAGCCAAACCTAAATACCTGTTGAATGCCCTGCTATTTCCTTTCCCAGCCAGCCGCTAGAATTCTTCGCAATGCCTCTTGACTATCTGGCGCGCATCGCGCAGACGCCTGCGCCCACATTCCAGGAGGGGCAGCGGGCCGAGCTGATCGCGGAGCTGTGGCGGGAGCTGGGCTATCCCTGCGAGATCGACGCGGTGGGCAATGTGCTGACCCGCATTGCCCCACCCGCCACCGAGGGCCACCCCGCCCTGCTGCTGGCGTCGCACCTGGACACCGTGTTCGAGGCCGGGACTGACGTGACCGTGCGTGAGGACAGCGGGCGCCTGATCGGGCCAGGGGTGGGCGACAACAGCGCCAGCCTGGCCGTCCTGACGGCGCTGCTGCGTGATCTGCGCGGTCAGACTGGCGTGCTGCGCCGTCCACTGTGGGTGGCGGCCAACGTGGGCGAGGAAGGGCTGGGCGATCTGCGCGGCAGCAAGTTCCTGATCTCCCAGCACCGCGCCGCGCTGGGGGCATTTATCGCAGTGGACGGCTACCTGGGCATCGCGGTCACTCGTGGGGTGGGGGTACGGCGCTACCGGGCTACCTTCGTGGGGCCGGGGGGGCACTCCTGGGGAGATCAGGCCCCCAGCGCCCTGCACGCGCTGGGGCGGGCCATCAGCGGGCTGTACGCTCTCCCGCTGCCCTCCACGCCGCGCACCACCCTGAATGTGGGGGTGGCCTCGGGCGGCACCAGCGTCAATTCCATTGCGGCCAGCGCCGAGCTGCTGCTGGATCTGCGTTCGCTGGATCCTGAGGTGCTGGGCAAACTGGACCGCCGCGCGGTTTCGGCGCTGCACACGGCGGCGCGCGAAGCAGGAGTGAGCGTGCAAATCGAGCAGGTGGGCGACCGTCCCGGCGGCGACCTGCACAGCGCGGCCCTGCTGCCGGCCATCCGTGAGGCGGCCCGCGAGATCAGGACGGAACTGAGGACGGCCTCCAGCAGCACCGATGCCAACGCCGCCGCCCCCCACGGCCTGCCTGCCGTCGCCATCGGCGTCTACCGCGGCGGCAACGCGCACCGCCTGGACGAATGGGTGCAGACCAGCAGCCTGGAACCGGGTCTGAAGTTCCTGCGCCGCGTGGTGGAGCTCTACCAGCAGCAGCCGGTGGTATAGAGCCAGAGGGATAGGTCCAAACACGCCCGCCTCCTCAGTTCCCCCAATCCCCCCATCGCCTCTGTAGCCTTTCCCGCTTTTTGGCGTGCAGGCGCGGGCTTTCGTGACCTTGGCAGCAATTTCAGCCCACCATTTTCCCATCTGTTCAGAGCAGAATGGAGGGCAGTTATGAAACCAACCGCGCGCTCATCCGTCCCGCGCCGTGCCCTGTCCGGCAGCCCTCTCGTGGCCCACCTGGGACGCGCCTTGATGCTGGGCAGCGCGCTGCTGCTGAGCGGCACTGGGGCACAGACCGTGGCTTCCCCGGCCCAACTGGTCTTCAACCGGGTCAACGGATTGATCGAGGCCAACTACGGTGGGCTGTCCACGGTGGACCGCGTGGCCCTGGCCGCCGAGTACCAGAAGCGGCTGGACGCCGTGTGCAGTTCGTCCCCTGCCGACTGCGCCGAGAGCAAGGCGTATCCGGTGATCCAGGCCGAGGTCACCGCATTGGGCGACGAGCACACCTTCTTCCAGACGCCTGAGGATTTCAAGGAGTTCTCGGCCAGCGCCAGCGGGGGCAACCGCCTGCAGTTTGGTGTGAAGCTGGCCCGGCTGGACGGCGAGAACCGCGTGGTCACCGAGATCGTGCCGGGCAGCGCCGCCGAGGAAGGGGGCCTGCGGCGCGGCGACCTGCTGCTGACCATCGACGGCAAGCCCTACACCTTCGCAGGCCTCAGGGTTGCCAAGGAAGGGGGCAAGCCCACGGCCCTGGGCCTGACTCGCCAGGGCACGAATCTGACGCTCACCCTGACCTCCCGCGAGAGCAGCACCCGTGACCTGCCGCGCCTCAGCTACGTCCCTGCCAGCACACCAGCGGGCGCGGCCAGTACCACCACGGCGGCGGGTGAGGTGGCCGTGCTCCGGATTCCTACCTTCCTGTCGGGCGGCGGCGTGGCGCAGCAGGTGCACGACCTTGTAGGAGAGGCGCAGCGACACGGAGCGACAGGGATGATCGTAGACCTGCGCGGCAATGGCGGTGGCAGCCTGTACGAATGCGACAGTGGCGTGAGCGCCTTCGTGCCCAGCGTGACCCGCGTGGCCCGCAGCGTGGACGGCAACGCCCGCACCGTGGTCAGCCGGGGGACGCGTCTGGAAGATGGCCGCCTTGCCGGAAGCGTCCGCAACCCCAAGCTGTGGACCGGCCCACTGGCGGTGCTGGTGGACGCCGGCAGCGCCTCGTGCAGCGAGTTCTTCGCCTACGAGATTCAGTACGCCGGGCGCGGCCCGGTTATCGGTGAGACCACCGCCGGAGTGGGCAACACCGCCACGCGCATCTTTGAAGTGGGCGAGGGCGCGCTGCAACTGACCATCCTGAACTACGCCAAGCCCGATGGCACGCCGTACCCCACCCGCATTACCCCCGACCAAACTTTCGCCCAGGGGGAGGAACAGATTCGTGCCCTGACCCAGGGCAAGGATGACCTGTTAGCCAATGGCCTGAAGGCGCTGGCCAAGGCCCCGGTGCTGACGCTGGACCCGACGCAGAACCAGCCCTGAGAGGGGTGAGAGGGGGAAGCACTCCTGGAGCTGCTTAAAAGCCTGACGCAAAGACAAGAGCACCCGCCTGCAGGCGGGTGCTCTTTCGCTGATGAGACAATCTGAAACCCAGTCCTACATGTC
Encoded proteins:
- a CDS encoding exonuclease SbcCD subunit D; protein product: MRVLHTADFHAGRNLRGYDRTPEIHQALTEIAALARSERADAVLVSGDLFDTANPSADAEAAVFDFFLRLRDAGIPGIVIAGNHDSSARLESVTGLLGWVGIQAVAQPSSNPQDMVRTIETRGGESLTVGALPYLSERRLVKAADLLGGDTGAWRQKYREGMGFFLRRLGEGFRAGSVNMLMAHATMDGAVPSGSERTLQFDLTNAYTLSGLQLPPGAQYVALGHIHKPQQVSDAPLACYPGSIIQLDFGEGGEKKQVNLIEVEAGRPARVHTLPLASGRELKTLRADLDNVETRIKALKGFDGLLKVVVRAPSGTALPGLKDRVLKLAPNTLAVDLEATQEDLALPERKREGLSLTQLYEQYYRERRGELPDDLRAAFKEADEAARTEEVA
- a CDS encoding M20/M25/M40 family metallo-hydrolase, which produces MPLDYLARIAQTPAPTFQEGQRAELIAELWRELGYPCEIDAVGNVLTRIAPPATEGHPALLLASHLDTVFEAGTDVTVREDSGRLIGPGVGDNSASLAVLTALLRDLRGQTGVLRRPLWVAANVGEEGLGDLRGSKFLISQHRAALGAFIAVDGYLGIAVTRGVGVRRYRATFVGPGGHSWGDQAPSALHALGRAISGLYALPLPSTPRTTLNVGVASGGTSVNSIAASAELLLDLRSLDPEVLGKLDRRAVSALHTAAREAGVSVQIEQVGDRPGGDLHSAALLPAIREAAREIRTELRTASSSTDANAAAPHGLPAVAIGVYRGGNAHRLDEWVQTSSLEPGLKFLRRVVELYQQQPVV
- a CDS encoding S41 family peptidase, whose translation is MKPTARSSVPRRALSGSPLVAHLGRALMLGSALLLSGTGAQTVASPAQLVFNRVNGLIEANYGGLSTVDRVALAAEYQKRLDAVCSSSPADCAESKAYPVIQAEVTALGDEHTFFQTPEDFKEFSASASGGNRLQFGVKLARLDGENRVVTEIVPGSAAEEGGLRRGDLLLTIDGKPYTFAGLRVAKEGGKPTALGLTRQGTNLTLTLTSRESSTRDLPRLSYVPASTPAGAASTTTAAGEVAVLRIPTFLSGGGVAQQVHDLVGEAQRHGATGMIVDLRGNGGGSLYECDSGVSAFVPSVTRVARSVDGNARTVVSRGTRLEDGRLAGSVRNPKLWTGPLAVLVDAGSASCSEFFAYEIQYAGRGPVIGETTAGVGNTATRIFEVGEGALQLTILNYAKPDGTPYPTRITPDQTFAQGEEQIRALTQGKDDLLANGLKALAKAPVLTLDPTQNQP